Proteins encoded by one window of Myripristis murdjan chromosome 1, fMyrMur1.1, whole genome shotgun sequence:
- the jpt1a gene encoding jupiter microtubule associated homolog 1a produces the protein MTTTTTFQGMEPGSKSSSRVLRPPGGGSNISFGTDEEKPPVRKNKMASSVFAEPEDPYAHRRNNPPGGKPTGVLCGEPSAPLRRGANHTINHSAEAPAADGNNHVGDADNTTGAEPEAVPEQKEEAPPAEDPAAGLPSGRRNPPGGKSSLILG, from the exons ATGACGACGACCACGACATTTCAAGGGATGGAACCCGGTTCCAAAAGCAGTTCCAG GGTTTTGCGCCCTCCAGGTGGTGGCTCCAACATTTCTTTTGGCACAGATGAGGAGAAACCACCTGTCCGAAAAAACAAGATGGCCTCCAGTGTTTTCGCTGAGCCAGAGGACCCCTATGCTCATCGAAGGAACAACCCACCTG GTGGGAAGCCGACAGGAGTTCTGTGTGGTGAGCCCTCCGCCCCCCTGAGGAGAGGAGCAAATCACACCATCAACCACTCTGCAGAGGCCCCAGCCGCA GATGGAAACAATCATGTAGGCGATGCAG ACAACACCACTGGTGCTGAGCCTGAAGCTGTCCCAGAGCAAAAGGAGGAGGCCCCCCCAGCCGAAGACCCTGCTGCAGGATTACCCTCCGGCCGCAGGAACCCCCCCGGGGGTAAATCCAGCCTCATCCTGGGCTGA